In one Triplophysa dalaica isolate WHDGS20190420 chromosome 9, ASM1584641v1, whole genome shotgun sequence genomic region, the following are encoded:
- the LOC130428107 gene encoding sialoadhesin-like isoform X1 codes for MSKHCDPGMKVKMLLRLIFQGFLLYETLAWEVRVPKEIHGLKGSCLVIPCSFSYTSYPPTNPNRVVWYQWVSKGYPLVYDPEYPSDVIDKFKGKTALYGNSSNRDCSLVITHLDQSHHGEKLYAWIDPDSVGWRTYAFYDVTSTILVDASPQKPTINVHGGAMTGDTITVTCETYHTCPYSKPNIILKGIEGSDKTDQTDHPKIGNGQWKITLTRTGVVKAEHSDIECIVTHYGEIKARATKSRSAKCIHTKIAIEPDRADVIEGVAKKFTCTIDHSCLKNPPTISWNYKNMEVSNSNKKLSELKSATSSTITFVSTKEDHDKMLNCSANISGKNIESSITLHVQHSSTEPPKPTKPVQNPTLSQGEAEVMTFDWKTTGLYIIVPSSVILLLMCTLAGVCTYKRRHRLENIKIITPIVKTPTSMATSDENASYFLKVLNTGQVKKQKIHILVYNTK; via the exons GATTTCTCCTATATGAGACTTTGGCATGGGAAGTGAGGGTGCCAAAGGAGATTCATGGTCTCAAAGGTTCCTGTCTGGTTATACCATGTTCTTTCTCCTACACATCGTATCCACCCACCAACCCAAACAGAGTTGTGTGGTATCAGTGGGTCTCTAAAGGCTACCCTTTAGTTTATGATCCCGAATATCCATCTGATGTTATTGACAAGTTCAAAGGAAAAACTGCTCTATATGGCAACTCTTCAAATAGAGACTGCAGTCTTGTCATTACACATCTGGATCAGTCCCACCATGGAGAGAAATTATATGCATGGATTGACCCAGACAGTGTTGGATGGCGCACATATGCGTTTTATGATGTCACATCCACGATTCTTGTGGACG CAAGCCCACAGAAGCCCACCATCAATGTTCATGGAGGCGCAATGACCGGTGACACCATAACAGTGACATGTGAAACCTATCACACCTGTCCGTACAGCAAACCAAACATCATTCTGAAGGGAATAGAAGGATCTGATAAAACAGATCAAACAGATCATCCGAAGATTGGAAATGGACAATGGAAAATCACTCTGACACGCACGGGTGTCGTGAAGGCTGAGCACTCGGATATCGAGTGTATAGTGACACATTATGGAGAAATAAAAGCAAGAGCTACAAAATCACgaagtgcaaaat gtaTCCATACTAAAATAGCCATTGAGCCTGACCGTGCAGATGTCATTGAGGGCGTTGCAAAGAAGTTCACATGTACCATCGACCATTCCTGCCTGAAGAATCCTCCAACCATATCATGGAACTATAAGAACATGGAGGTCTCAAACAGTAACAAAAAACTTTCAGAGCTCAAATCAGCCACCTCTTCCACCATAACCTTTGTTAGTACAAAAGAAGACCATGACAAGATGTTGAATTGCAGTGCAAACATTTCGGGGAAAAACATTGAATCATCTATTACTTTACATGTACAAC ATTCTTCTACAGAGCCTCCAAAACCAACGAAACCTGTCCAGAATCCAA CCCTTTCCCAGGGTGAGGCTGAAGTGATGACCTTTGACTGGAAGACCACTGGGCTTTACATCATAGTCCCCTCATCAGTTATCTTGCTTCTCATGTGCACACTTGCTGGAGTCTGTACATACAAGAGACGTCACAG ATTGGAAAATATTAAGATTATCACACCAATAGTGAAGACCCCAACAAGTATGGCAACATCTGATGAAAACGCATCATATTTCTTAAAGGTGCTCAATACAGGacaagttaaaaaacaaaaaatacatattttagtatataatacaaaataa
- the LOC130428107 gene encoding sialoadhesin-like isoform X2: MSKHCDPGMKVKMLLRLIFQGFLLYETLAWEVRVPKEIHGLKGSCLVIPCSFSYTSYPPTNPNRVVWYQWVSKGYPLVYDPEYPSDVIDKFKGKTALYGNSSNRDCSLVITHLDQSHHGEKLYAWIDPDSVGWRTYAFYDVTSTILVDASPQKPTINVHGGAMTGDTITVTCETYHTCPYSKPNIILKGIEGSDKTDQTDHPKIGNGQWKITLTRTGVVKAEHSDIECIVTHYGEIKARATKSRSAKCIHTKIAIEPDRADVIEGVAKKFTCTIDHSCLKNPPTISWNYKNMEVSNSNKKLSELKSATSSTITFVSTKEDHDKMLNCSANISGKNIESSITLHVQHSSTEPPKPTKPVQNPTLSQGEAEVMTFDWKTTGLYIIVPSSVILLLMCTLAGVCTYKRRHRSQSAKILLYWKILRLSHQ; this comes from the exons GATTTCTCCTATATGAGACTTTGGCATGGGAAGTGAGGGTGCCAAAGGAGATTCATGGTCTCAAAGGTTCCTGTCTGGTTATACCATGTTCTTTCTCCTACACATCGTATCCACCCACCAACCCAAACAGAGTTGTGTGGTATCAGTGGGTCTCTAAAGGCTACCCTTTAGTTTATGATCCCGAATATCCATCTGATGTTATTGACAAGTTCAAAGGAAAAACTGCTCTATATGGCAACTCTTCAAATAGAGACTGCAGTCTTGTCATTACACATCTGGATCAGTCCCACCATGGAGAGAAATTATATGCATGGATTGACCCAGACAGTGTTGGATGGCGCACATATGCGTTTTATGATGTCACATCCACGATTCTTGTGGACG CAAGCCCACAGAAGCCCACCATCAATGTTCATGGAGGCGCAATGACCGGTGACACCATAACAGTGACATGTGAAACCTATCACACCTGTCCGTACAGCAAACCAAACATCATTCTGAAGGGAATAGAAGGATCTGATAAAACAGATCAAACAGATCATCCGAAGATTGGAAATGGACAATGGAAAATCACTCTGACACGCACGGGTGTCGTGAAGGCTGAGCACTCGGATATCGAGTGTATAGTGACACATTATGGAGAAATAAAAGCAAGAGCTACAAAATCACgaagtgcaaaat gtaTCCATACTAAAATAGCCATTGAGCCTGACCGTGCAGATGTCATTGAGGGCGTTGCAAAGAAGTTCACATGTACCATCGACCATTCCTGCCTGAAGAATCCTCCAACCATATCATGGAACTATAAGAACATGGAGGTCTCAAACAGTAACAAAAAACTTTCAGAGCTCAAATCAGCCACCTCTTCCACCATAACCTTTGTTAGTACAAAAGAAGACCATGACAAGATGTTGAATTGCAGTGCAAACATTTCGGGGAAAAACATTGAATCATCTATTACTTTACATGTACAAC ATTCTTCTACAGAGCCTCCAAAACCAACGAAACCTGTCCAGAATCCAA CCCTTTCCCAGGGTGAGGCTGAAGTGATGACCTTTGACTGGAAGACCACTGGGCTTTACATCATAGTCCCCTCATCAGTTATCTTGCTTCTCATGTGCACACTTGCTGGAGTCTGTACATACAAGAGACGTCACAG ATCTCAGTCAGCGAAAATCCTGCTCT ATTGGAAAATATTAAGATTATCACACCAATAG